A window of Brachyhypopomus gauderio isolate BG-103 unplaced genomic scaffold, BGAUD_0.2 sc93, whole genome shotgun sequence contains these coding sequences:
- the LOC143495161 gene encoding protein tyrosine phosphatase type IVA 2-like, translating to MNRPAPVEITYECMRFLITHNPTNSQLIKFTEELKTFGVQTLVRVCEATYDKAPVENEGIEVLDWPFGDGCSPPDQIVDDWLNLLRSKFKDEPGCCIAVHCVAGLGRAPVLVAIALIECGMMYEDAVQCIRQKRRGAFNSKQLTYLEKYKPKMRLRFRDANGQNCCMQ from the exons ATGAACCGTCCTGCACCTGTTGAAATCACCTATGAGTGCATGAGGTTCCTGATTACACACAACCCCACCAACTCACAGCTGATCAAGTTCACAGAG GAGCTGAAAACGTTTGGGGTGCAGACACTGGTTAGGGTGTGTGAAGCCACCTATGACAAGGCACCAGTGGAAAATGAAGGAATTGAAGTTTTG GATTGGCCTTTTGGTGATGGCTGCTCCCCTCCTGATCAAATTGTGGATGACTGGCTGAACTTACTGAGAAGTAAATTTAAAGATGAACCAGGTTGTTGCATAGCAGTTCATTGTGTTGCAGGACTGGGTCG AGCTCCTGTGTTGGTGGCCATAGCCTTGATTGAGTGTGGGATGATGTATGAAGATGCAGTTCAGTGTATTCGTCA AAAGAGGCGTGGGGCCTTCAACTCCAAACAGCTTACGTACCTTGAGAAATACAAGCCCAAGATGCGCCTGCGTTTCAGAGATGCCAACGGTCAAAACTGCTGCATGCAGTAG